GAGAGTTATGAGCCGTTACAATATAAGGATAATTATCCTAACTCTAAAGGGGCTTATTGGTATCGCATCGTAGGTTTTTTAAGtcggataaaataaaatttgggtcATCAAACtctaacaaaaaacatgaaaaataggttaaaatattttaggttttcaaataaacctttattttaaaaaatagttttcaaaaactatttttaaaaattcttttcaaaaacacttttcaagcatagtttcatttttcaatttttggttaTTGCTTTTTACTTGGTAGCAAAagttattaatttcaaaaacaattatgcAAGAGGAACCACTCAGCCAAAACTCAACCTGATGAGTCTGTGGTTACTGTTAGCTTCAGACTGAAAGAATTGTTAGCGTTTAGACCCACCTACCTAGAGATTTTGAATTATGAATAGGACATTTAACCTAGCAGACCTAGcaccaaagaaaaaaaccctaacttccCACATGACTGATATATAAGGACTCACCGCACCAGGATCCGATAGAAGGGGGCGGTGAAGAGGGGCTTTGAGAAAGGCAGGAGAAGAGAGGCAAAACTTGAAGCGGCAGATACATGTGGACATGAAAACCTGAAAAAATATTCGTCAATTTAATGATGCTGATTTAGTTTTCAATCTGAATTCTAACATTTGCTGCTCGTTTCTTCTTCTCCCACTTTCTCTACTCTCCCTGTACGCACCCCTCCTCTGGGCCTTGTGATGATGCGCACACACCTCTGAAGGCTCGTTTCTTCCTTTCCGTCTCtttttggttgccgagaaaatttTACACAAGGAAAATGAATCTTGTGGCTTTCGTCACTTTGGGTTGCTAGGGAAACCGCTGCTTGAGGTGggtttgtcatttttttttttccttttttaatctTACGTTCTGGGAACCAAATCAATACGGATTTGAGATTGGAAAGtttccccctttttcttttcatcccTAGTTTTCTCTCAACCCAAACAGAAGGAGACTGACATTTTGAAATCTAGTTTTCTGGAATTTAGGAGATTGTGTTTTGGaacataaaaattaacatttggtctattatatatatttaagcctaaaattcaaataaattatgaaaattaaaataaaagatattgtcTTTCGTTAATCCTTAAAATACTCTTAATCCTTACATTGGTACAAGGGagtgtgaattttaatttttttatatatatttttttattttctattccctattaaatattgcttatttctaatttttctttttctttttcttccgatctatatttttattttatatcaaataaagagcaataatgtttttttgtttttcatttttaaaaatattgaatctttttgtttttattataaacaatgataaaaattttgggatttttcatccaaatattttttatctttttgtatttatcttttagtttaattttcatttttattttaaatttatattacccttttatttatatttttctcttatttttaattattttttatatttttttacattaaacatattttaaaaaatttaaaaattgactatcacttcactttattttatatatatatatatctttttaactttttaatttttaatgttttattttaaaagataaatttattgaaaaaaataactaagatacgaaattctaatattatattaataatttttcttatctggataaactaatgcaaagtattttgactcacaataaaaaattgtcaatataattttttagttaaactttagaaattaaatttcaaataaaatatattatataaaattttatctaaaaattattgaaagtagtatttaaatttttttttattgactttcaaactttgaaacaattcttgagtgagagaatttgagtggggaaaaaaaatctttgagtggaaaaaaatgggaaagcttttcaaaatcacttgaaatctttaacaaaaaatagtcTTGTACactcttgtacaattagtaaatttgtcttgtacagttgGTGTAATACTtttgtacaataactcaaattttatacatCATCATGCATATTTGACAATAGGTtggttaaccatgtttgcattggtttggtttaaaaaaaaaagaaaaattgttgtataattttgttttacaatcatcataaaGTGAGGTGCCTATTCAAATAaccatatacaagttagataaagtgcatgagatgaatgtatgctTAACCAATGTGTGTAATGAATGTCATTTATCCTCTATTAggagaaataaacaaacaagtttttcaaaatcacttaaaattctttacaaataataatcttgtacacccttgtacagttagtatatttgtcatgtacacttagtgtaaataccttgtacagtgactcaaatttcatataccccctactcaatgtgtaaccataggtaGGTTAACAgtgttttcattggtttgtttcaaaaaatagtagaagatggaaaaacaaaattttctctcaaacatcattagtggGATAAGTATTTGAATTATCATGTGCGAGTTAAATAAACTGCATAAAATGAGTGCGTAATAGAGGAATGTGTACCTTAAGAGTGTGCAATCCTTATatgacaagacaaaaaaaaaactgttgtccaaaattaattaaaatctttcacaaatgataGCCTTGTATATCCCTTGTATAGTTAGAACATTTGTCTTATACAGTTAGAACATTTGCTTTGTCCAATTGAACATttaccttgtacagttagtataataCTCTTGTACAATTGTGCAAATTTCATCTATATGCATATATTATGTGCCACATATGATGTGTGaaccatgtttccaatggtttgatttaaaaaataatataaaacgtaaaaacaaaatttttccctaaatatcattattaaggtaagtatttaaattgttatatgcgagttaaataaagtacatgaaataaaagaatttgtggtaggagagcatataatccttagatgacaagaaaaaaaaaattgttcaaaatgtaCAGTTTTGTACATTCTTTGTACAATTAATGTAATAACCTTAtataatggtataaatttcatatatatatatatatatatgtgtgtgtgtgtgtaaattatatccacatgagtgtgtaaactatgtttccaatagtttgacatttaaaataattaaaacaaataaaatgttattttattttattttcaatgcaaaatgtaattaaaaataagacaaataaattacttaaaaactattatttaagccaagtttatttatttatttccttttatttttggaaataaagaaaaaagaataaaaaatttatttaaccataagaaatatgaatataagatcagttagaaaataccaaatttatttcattttatttttggaattaaagaaaaaaataaaaaatttatttaaccataaaaaatattgatataagatatgttaaaaaatagaaataaccctacatttatttacttatttcattttatttatttaaattagaaagtaattttttttaatagattaaaatgtgcacaattgatttattactttgttaattatggatatattaaaattttttattagacaaaaaataaataaagaaaataaaattaaaaagagtaataaatatatataatttagttatttaattatttttcatgtaaaagatagttccacaaaaaacacataattgatcaatttctttgtttaattgtaaacatactattttttttttattaaaataaataatggaaaaaaataaaaatggataatcaattaatgaaatttaattctttttattattttcatataaaaaatagtactaaacaaggttttcaatttttatttttaaaaatagttttcattttttaattaagtgtcttttcaaaaagaaaatataaatcatattaccatttttttagaaagtattttttaaaatattttttaaacataatttttctttatttataatttaaaataaaaaataattttgattttcaattatttattaaaaaaaaattaaaaacaatgaaaaatccaaattgttagaataaaattattatggttgcatgaatagtggtgcaataaagacaaaaaaacaaatgtcattgggtattttagtccatcactattttatattcttaaaaatatatagaaatttgaaggatatattggtcttttaacctcttatatcatttccatcaattatggaagttatatgaaccaaatgttaatttttgagCCCAActaggcccaaaacacaattctcccaatcAATTAAATCTTTCCTCTGtgctaattttattttttatatattattcaaaatagttttaaaaaactaaaaaatttgttctttaaaagaataattatatacatatatatatatatatatatatatatatatatccaattaACCGTAACAATATTAGGAAGAGCAAATTCCATTCATTTATAACACTGTAGGTGAATTTCAAGAGTTgttagtggaattttttttttcttttataacttTGGGCTTAACGAGAGTAAGCCTCAGCGACCTTGAAGGAACTCGAACTAGTGATCATTGGGGAGCAAACTCAAGGCAGGACCAACTGAGCTACCCTTAGGGTTCTTGGTGGATAATTTCTtagattcttttaaaaaatcatatttctctttttcaaacTCTTCTCTTGTATTCAAAACATTTCATTGTAATCAAAGTTTTGTATCAATTCAAGATTCAAACTCTCTATAATCaaagtattattttaatataaagtttATTACATTACAAAGTTCAATTTCTATCTTGAATTTTGTTGAAATCCATCAACTTGAAAATCCTTGAAATCCATTATCTATGAATAATATAATGTTTGGAATATGCTTTTGCTACTAGCTTTTTGACTTTTAAGAGTGAGATTGTTAAACCTCATCGATTCCAATGAATCGATTCACaacatgtcttttttttttcatgagagAGATAGTGAGGTGGTGGGAATGAGACGCCAGTGACAAACAATAGGAGTTGTTGTTGGCAAGAGGTGGTTGGTGGTCACAATAGGCGTGGGTatggtgagagagagagaaagaaagaaaagaagagaaagggaaagaaagatgagagaaaaaaggGAGATGTGGTTGGTGATAGGAAGATATGAGTTTTAGGGTTTGTTTTTAAATGAATGGTAAAGATTAAGTGTGAAAATGGAGATTTCAGATGAGTTCTCTAAAAAATGGGTATAAATGAgcttaaaaattggattttttttttcaaaatacatttatatttatctttattatttaatttgatatatcaaatataaaaataaaatattattaaattttgtaattatatatatatatatatatatatatatatatatatatatatatatatatatatatatatatatatatatatatatatttatttattgtagtTATTGAAAGAtgatatattcatttttaaataaatcataacCAAATATACGTAGGAACTCACGCACACACAAATATTGGTTGGTTGATAGttctaaaaagaaaagtgagctaatttttttaataacaattgttactatgtattttatatactttggggtgagtgaaaaaagaaaattaaggttatgtttggaaaatgtttttgaaaataattataagtttttaattatttttttgaatatcatgcagaataaaattttgtttgaaaactttaaatattcttaacttgttttatttctttttaaatattaaattttttttttatgaatagtattttaaaaaaaattattctttgtatttatattattatttttaaaaataattcttagaaaacaagtaagaacaattaaaatatattatgagaaaacactttatttaatttttatttttaagatttttttttaactcatcaCTAAAcatgctttcattttttattttattttatttttttgttctcaatttttgttttggagTAGCAAGCAAACAAACTCTAATGGTGGgttttgtttatgaaaataagatttgaaatagaatgaaaatggaaatgaatcatgatatgaaaatggaatcaaaagttattttgataacTTAGTGATTAGTTGGTTAGACCATCTAGATTGAAAGatgtttcaaaaatcaaaattctctaTTGATCCATAAAATGGCCTAAGTAAATCCATAAACTTAATtagagaaaataatatttgaaagcaCCTTTTTCAAAGGTTAGGCATAATTTTGGAAATGGACTCATTGAAAGTGTTGGATAAGTTGGAATTGTCATAGAGATGACATCTCAAAACCACCTCTGTCATTATAGAGGAAGATAGGAGTTGCTACCACTCATTCATTCAACATAGTTGAATCATATGACTATGAAAAAAGAAACtcataatttatgaaatattattgaaaatgatgATTTATAAACTATTAGAACCAAAGATAAAGGGAGGGTGGGCAACATTTACATGACTTGTCAAGGGTTGGGTCAAGCTGGGCTTTAGGGCCAGCTCCAAGGGCTGGGTTGTCAGGCTGGCCTACAAAAGAATAATAGTCTCCAATTGGACCAACGAAGTTGGTTAAATTCAATGTCGTGTAAGTTTGGATAAAGGGAAATGGACTATTAGTATTCAGGTATTAAAGCCGTTTGGTTGCCCTGAAAAAAAaacgaagaagaaaaaaaaatggtggtgAAGGTGTATGGCCCAGCCTTTGCTTCTCCAAAGCGTGTCCTTATTTGCCTTGTTGAGAAGGAGATTGAGTTTGAGACTGTCCCAGTTGATATCATCAAAGGAGAGCACAAGGATCCTGAATACCTCAAGTTacaggtattttttttttttttttcggaatTTTTGATTTTGGATCAGGGTCTGTTTGATTCTCAGTAAAGTCTTtggaaaaagaacaagaaaaaggaggaattttgattttaaagttaCCCAGAAAGCTGAATTTCTTGATACTGCCCATTTTCTGGTTTTAAAAGGTAGATTATAAATTGAGAGAAGATGAAGAggagtttttcaaaattaaacttacAACCCTTTTTTGGATCACCCTTGATGTTTCAAATTCAACTATATCTATCAGAGGATCTGCTTATAGTTTCCATTGCTTTTCTCTGATGAATTGCAGCCTTTTGGAGTGGTTCCTGTCATTCAAGATGGAGATTATACTTTATATGGTAAATCCCTTTGTAAAATTTTTGTGATCCTTTCGTATTtaggtttgttttctttggttgGAAATTTTCTAGGAAAAATTATGTCAAGGATTGCAAAATTTCTTCATATTATGTaactaaaattagaaaaataaaccaTTGATGGATGGCTCTTAATTTGATTTGCAGAATCAAGAGCTATCATAAGGTACTATGCAGAGAAGTACAAGTCTCAAGGAACTGATTTGCTTGGGAAGACAATAGAGGAAAGGGGTACTGTGGAGCAGTGGCTAGAGGTTGAAGCACAAAACTACCACCCACCACTATACAATTTAGTTCTTCACGTTCTGTTCAGTGCCAAGATGGGGTTTCCTGCAGATGCAAAAGTGATTGAAGAGAGTGAGAAAAATCTTGGGAAAGTGTTGGACATTTACGAGGAGAGGCTGTCTAAGAGCAAGTACTTGGCTGGGGACTTCTTTAGCCTTGCTGATCTCAGCCACATTCCTTTCACTAACTACTTGGGTGCTATGGGCAAGATGTATTTGATTAAGGAGAGAGAGCATGTGAGTGCATGGTGGGATGATATTAGTAGCAGGCCATCTTGGAAAAAGGTCCTTGAGCTCTACCCTGCCCCCATCTTGGAATAATGCCCTACAAGTCTAGGGCTGGCTGCTCTCTTTCTCCTATCTTGTTTGATGTCCTCTTGAGGATTTATGTCCATGGTTTTGTAAGAATAACAATTTGAATGCTTATGGGTGTTCTTTCTCcatttacattttcaaataatgtccTCCATGTCTAGGGCTGGCTGCTCTCTTTCTCCTATCTTGTTTGATGTCCTCTTGAGGATTTATGTCCATGGTTTTGTAAGAATAACAATTTGAATGCTTATGGGTGTTCTTTCTCcatttacattttcaaataatgtccTCCATGTCTAGGGCTGGCTGCTCTCTTTCTCCTATCTTGTTTGATGTCCTCTTGAGGATTTATGTCCATGGTTTTGTAAGAATAACAATTTGAATGCTTATGGGTGTTCTTTCTCcatttacattttcaaataatgtccTCCATGTCTAGGGCTGGCTGCTCTCTTTCTCCTATCTTGTTTGATGTCCTCTCGAGGATTTATGTCCATGGTTTTGTAAGAATAACGATTTGAATGCTTATGGGTGTTCTTTCTCCATTTGGAGCTTGGTATTTTTCAAGTGTAGGACATTGTACCAAAAATCTTAAGGTGTGGGTCATCTTTAAAGAAAGGGATGAATGTAGAATGGATCAAAATCAACCCAGTCTGCTCTTTAGATGGAAGAGTTATGAACAATATGACCTTTATCTTTTGAAGGTTTAGTACTCAAAATGAAGATAGATTGACACATCATACTCTTAAATGTCAAACAGAAAGGGAGAGAACAGTATGGAATTTGAAGAAATTCCCAAAACAAGTCTCTCTTCCCTTATTGCTAGCTTAACCACTTCATTTGTTACCTTTCAAGAAACCAAATTTCTCAAGTGGGTTCCTTAAGGCATATGTCACTGTTGAATTCCTACTAATCTAGAGCcaaactcatgacctagatcgAAAGTTTGACCTTAGAGGTTACTCTTATCCAAGTTGACAATCAATCTcataatatgatttttctaaaataaattgatatctagtttcattttattttattgaatcaGGATTTAGTACATGATTTTCTTTtcgaataaaatatttaaaatatatatgttaggTTACTATAATTCATATAACTCAAAGTAGtacatacaaaatatatatatataaatttaaaacaattattacgGTTGTTCCTTGACTTCATGGGACTTATTTAAATTCCCCATTGTTTTCTTGTGATTCTCATGATCTACATTtacatctttaaaattttaaaaagaaagaggtACACGAACAGGTTAACAATTCTAGGTgaatataatatcataaaataccaaaatataataatattttatttattatatacatTAAATGAAATTCAATCATACAAAATTACATCAATCTACATTAtcgcatttttttctttaatcatgCATATCATaacaaatatttctaatttttctatacaaaataaataaatcgtttttaaataatatatttaaacataCATATGATGTCATTTAATCACTTTATATAAATCTTTTACTTAGATGTAAACATGATTCAAATGCTTACACATTAAAGATCTCATTCTGTACTTAATTTGTCTTCCTTAGAAATCTTACattttaattctcattttttatcttttcatttttaccttGTTTAAggtcttttaattttcattttcacttcAAACTATCTTTCCTTACTTTTCTTTTCCAACCAACCATGGATGCAAAATGAACCCAACTCAAATAATAATACTATAAAACAAGTAGTTTAAACATATAACAATACTCAAAATCGAAAATCTCCATTATTTTTAACACTAATATATCAccaataaaattcaatttcatcttttaaatacaatcaaaataattctaattcttcacaatttttttttttaattcacatGAAGTGTGCCACCAataaatatttactaaattttacTCTAACataattttcattcaaattcaattcaaaattcatataaaaaaattaaataattctttcCACCAGTTTAATATTAAGTggtggcttttttttttttttttatatacagtggaatattttttctaaaatttttttataaccctattttttttcctttctctttattccctattattattagtattattattatttcacaactcctccatattttttttatacatatccCTAAACATATTTCAAttcccaaaaattaaaattttattatattatattttttcacattaaataattctaattcttcacacaaatattttttttttaattcacatGAAGTGTGCCACCAATAAATAATTACTAAATTTTACGCTAACATAATCttcattaaaaatcaattaaaaattcatataaaaataaataaataattctttcCGTTGTggcttatttttttatgggcagtgaaagtctctctctctcttaacctTTTAAGCGTTCACATttcctttcctctttttttttcaccttttctttttatttttttttttgacgtCGCTTTCCgccaattttaatattttttttctaagtagTGGCCTATTTTTTATAGGCAGTCTTTGACGccactttctattttcttttttcttttttccttcaccTTATTCCCCATGTTCCCATTTTGACCAAGGCTTtccaccactttttttttttttatagacagtggcatatttttttctaaaatttttttataaccctatttttttccattctctttattccctattattattattattattattattattattatttcacaaCTCctccatattattttttttatacatatccCTAAACATATTTCAAttgccaaaaattaaaattttattatattattttttttctaaattaaatatcctatttctcattaaaatttaatttctaataatattaaatcACATACTTGTATTTTTACCAATTTAATTAAtcctcaaaatcaaaattattaattccaattaaaactaaattta
The window above is part of the Vitis riparia cultivar Riparia Gloire de Montpellier isolate 1030 chromosome 12, EGFV_Vit.rip_1.0, whole genome shotgun sequence genome. Proteins encoded here:
- the LOC117925809 gene encoding glutathione S-transferase F9-like, encoding MVVKVYGPAFASPKRVLICLVEKEIEFETVPVDIIKGEHKDPEYLKLQPFGVVPVIQDGDYTLYESRAIIRYYAEKYKSQGTDLLGKTIEERGTVEQWLEVEAQNYHPPLYNLVLHVLFSAKMGFPADAKVIEESEKNLGKVLDIYEERLSKSKYLAGDFFSLADLSHIPFTNYLGAMGKMYLIKEREHVSAWWDDISSRPSWKKVLELYPAPILE